The following are from one region of the Geotrypetes seraphini chromosome 12, aGeoSer1.1, whole genome shotgun sequence genome:
- the MRPL37 gene encoding 39S ribosomal protein L37, mitochondrial yields the protein MAAARLWHRRCIVGFSSSPPPLGRRLLSVSAALSGRYIPPPPKRKVYDIPGIEPITYADRMHYVPWLAKPKFDPWIRDWHDPFHGVGNAPKEHTHYKEKPCYMFHQNTRLLEGVKQTLWLSKSKLIEGLPPKILDITEDPAYQIANQDEKVQNIIRHARFWSTTEELSTRQKFCPTLLQDLLHLCSTLTSSCPSLFERMLAENYQPAATWLRESNLLQVRGTNGWLLSAKRPLAPLASRDEILTTENHVLETFYPISPLIDLQKTQVYLEKNDTGFQDGYPYPHPHTVYISNSNNKGKRFKEYHLRSKMIMFAFGNALAKAKALYADDTKILEHPVVVQSVGTDGRTFQFLVFQLNTMDFDSSDGVKNLIWMDSDQPLYDYAKCRPVIRKREIVVPAGLYGYQPNTFKKFLALYLHGAV from the exons ATGGCCGCAGCTCGCCTCTGGCACCGCCGCTGCATTGTAGGGTTCAGCAGCAGCCCCCCGCCTTTGGGCCGCCGCCTCCTGTCAGTATCGGCGGCCCTGTCAGGTCGCTATATCCCGCCCCCGCCGAAACGAAAAGTGTACGACATCCCTGGCATAGAGCCCATCACTTACGCGGACCGAATGCATTACGTGCCTTGGCTGGCGAAACCCAAGTTCGACCCGTGGATTAGAGACTGGCACGATCCTTTCCACGGTGTAGGCAATGCCCCTAAGGAGCACACACACTACAAGGAGAAGCCCTGCTACATGTTCCACCAGAACACACGCTTGCTAGAAG GAGTAAAGCAAACACTCTGGCTGAGCAAATCAAAGTTAATAGAGGGTTTACCTCCGAAAATCCTTGATATTACTGAAGATCCAGCTTACCAAATAGCCAACCAGGATGAGAAAGTACAGAATATTATTCGCCATGCTCGCTTCTGGAGCACCACTGAAGAACTATCAACTAGACAGAAATTTTG CCCTACCCTTTTGCAGGACTTGTTGCATTTGTGTAGCACCCTGACTAGCAGCTGTCCATCACTGTTCGAGAGGATGTTGGCAGAGAACTACCAGCCAGCAGCTACATGGCTCAGAG AATCGAATCTCTTACAGGTTCGCGGCACAAACGGTTGGCTACTGAGTGCCAAGAGACCACTAGCACCTCTGGCCTCCAGGGATGAAATCCTGACCACTGAAAACCATGTTCTGGAGACCTTCTATCCCATTTCTCCCCTCATTGATCTTCAAAAAACTCAAGTGTATTTGGAGAAGAATGATACAG gttttcaggatggatACCCCTACCCTCATccacatacagtatatatctCCAATAGCAACAACAAAGGCAAGCGATTTAAAGAATATCATCTGCGAAGCAAGATGATAATGTTTGCTTTTGGGAACGCTCTGGCCAAGGCAAAAGCTCTGTATGCA GATGACACCAAGATTTTGGAGCATCCAGTGGTGGTGCAGAGTGTGGGTACAGATGGCAGGACCTTCCAGTTCTTGGTGTTTCAGTTAAATACAATGGACTTTGACTCCAGTGACGGAGTCAAAAACTTAATCTGGATGGATTCTGACCAGCCTCTGTACGACTATGCCAAGTGCCGGCCGGTTATCAGAAAAAGAGAAATTGTG GTCCCTGCAGGACTGTATGGTTATCAGCCCAATACCTTCAAGAAGTTTCTGGCTTTGTACTTGCATGGAGCTGTGTGA